A single window of Sulfurovum sp. UBA12169 DNA harbors:
- a CDS encoding ABC transporter, whose translation MKKTVPVIEVKNLTFAYDKQTILDNISLTVEEKDFLAIIGPNGGGKSTLLKLLLDILKGKQGSIKIMDKSPSQSVSLIGYVPQNTNINTDFPIKVIEVVLMGHVGSKKPLFGYGKEEVACAMGALKQVGMQAFAQSKIGSLSGGQRQRVMIARALCAHPQILMLDEPTSNIDIQGQREIYELLKMLNKNMTIIVVSHDISVILEYANKAAHINKRLSFHDISDKKMMFHPHSQEEHFCEVELLQMLGTQKDHRRAKEENKIKWSTKR comes from the coding sequence ATGAAAAAAACAGTACCCGTCATAGAAGTCAAAAACCTTACCTTTGCTTATGATAAGCAGACCATACTTGACAATATCTCTCTCACGGTAGAAGAGAAAGATTTCCTTGCCATCATCGGTCCCAACGGAGGAGGCAAATCGACTCTGCTTAAACTGCTTCTTGATATCCTTAAGGGTAAACAAGGCTCCATTAAAATAATGGACAAATCCCCTTCGCAGAGTGTCTCTTTGATTGGGTATGTTCCACAAAATACAAATATCAATACCGATTTTCCCATCAAAGTCATAGAGGTGGTACTTATGGGACACGTCGGAAGCAAAAAGCCTCTCTTTGGATACGGCAAAGAAGAGGTCGCATGCGCCATGGGCGCTCTTAAACAGGTTGGCATGCAAGCATTTGCACAAAGCAAAATAGGTTCGCTCTCAGGGGGACAAAGACAGCGTGTAATGATCGCACGGGCGCTCTGTGCCCATCCGCAAATTCTTATGCTGGACGAACCCACCTCAAACATAGACATCCAAGGACAAAGAGAGATTTATGAGCTTTTAAAAATGCTCAACAAAAACATGACGATCATTGTGGTCAGCCACGATATTTCTGTGATACTCGAATATGCCAATAAAGCCGCGCATATAAACAAACGGCTCTCTTTTCACGATATCAGTGATAAAAAAATGATGTTCCATCCCCATAGCCAAGAGGAGCATTTTTGCGAAGTGGAACTTTTACAAATGCTTGGCACCCAAAAAGACCATAGACGCGCAAAAGAAGAAAATAAAATCAAATGGAGCACAAAAAGATGA
- a CDS encoding low molecular weight phosphatase family protein yields the protein MKNVLILCTGNSCRSIMAEALINAKMGDCVFAQSSGVKASGKINPDAQALLEKKGYWKDEYHSKVIDTVIDTPFDLVVTVCDHAHETCPMFPKAVKTIHVAFEDPSGKEAEEYAKTLALIEENLLPVVKAELCN from the coding sequence GTGAAAAATGTTTTAATCCTCTGCACCGGCAATAGCTGCCGCTCTATCATGGCTGAAGCGCTTATTAATGCAAAAATGGGTGATTGTGTATTTGCTCAAAGTTCTGGCGTTAAGGCAAGTGGAAAAATCAATCCCGATGCCCAGGCTCTTCTTGAAAAAAAAGGATATTGGAAAGATGAATATCACTCCAAAGTAATCGATACCGTGATCGATACGCCGTTTGATCTTGTGGTTACAGTCTGCGATCATGCACATGAAACATGCCCGATGTTCCCCAAAGCAGTCAAAACAATCCACGTTGCTTTTGAAGACCCAAGCGGCAAGGAAGCAGAAGAGTATGCAAAAACACTCGCACTTATTGAAGAAAATCTTCTGCCGGTCGTAAAAGCGGAGCTGTGCAACTGA
- a CDS encoding thioredoxin family protein: MKIEILGTGCSKCKALEEAAKQAAAQSGKFVQIEKIEDIQKIMEYGVMSTPGLVIDGKVVSTGKLLSIDEIKKIIQSS, from the coding sequence ATGAAAATTGAAATTTTAGGTACAGGCTGCTCCAAATGCAAAGCCCTTGAAGAGGCGGCAAAACAGGCAGCGGCCCAAAGTGGGAAATTTGTCCAAATCGAAAAAATCGAAGATATTCAAAAAATTATGGAATACGGTGTCATGAGCACACCGGGACTCGTAATCGACGGCAAGGTAGTAAGCACCGGTAAACTGCTCAGCATCGATGAAATCAAAAAAATAATCCAGTCTAGCTGA
- a CDS encoding ATPase has product MKASDITKVVSRLIEKKLPVFIWGAPGIGKSSVVKQIANEKALEFFDLRLSLLDPTDLKGIPFFNADTKEGVWAKPSFLPSRPESKGILFLDEINTAPPAVQASAYQLILDRKVGEYELPEGWSVVAAGNRENDRGVVYKMPPPLANRFVHFEMEADFNDWKTWAFKAGIESSIIAYLAYDKSMLFTFDPTSNEKSFATPRSWEYVDTIIKSAIEADLILDSISGAVGREATVGYLSFKKVMNQLPDLSSILDGSLEAAEVEDAKIVMALAIGLVNALLENQSEAAIDNVLKFSLTLPGEFAIMLVKDMQQNRIDVEGSGVWGEWVRKFAYLLS; this is encoded by the coding sequence ATGAAAGCATCAGACATTACAAAGGTAGTCAGTCGTCTTATTGAAAAAAAATTGCCCGTATTTATTTGGGGGGCACCCGGGATAGGGAAATCTTCTGTTGTCAAACAAATTGCCAATGAAAAAGCTTTGGAATTTTTTGACCTGCGACTTTCTCTGCTTGATCCAACCGATCTTAAAGGTATCCCGTTTTTCAATGCAGATACAAAGGAAGGGGTATGGGCAAAACCAAGCTTTTTGCCGAGTCGGCCTGAAAGCAAGGGAATACTTTTCCTTGATGAGATCAACACCGCTCCTCCGGCCGTACAGGCTTCTGCCTATCAGCTTATACTTGATAGAAAAGTAGGAGAGTATGAACTGCCGGAGGGCTGGAGTGTTGTTGCAGCGGGTAATCGTGAGAATGACAGAGGGGTGGTTTACAAGATGCCTCCCCCGCTTGCAAATCGTTTTGTACACTTTGAAATGGAGGCGGACTTTAATGACTGGAAAACATGGGCATTCAAGGCAGGTATCGAAAGCTCTATTATTGCCTATTTGGCTTACGACAAATCTATGCTCTTTACTTTTGATCCGACCTCCAATGAAAAGAGTTTTGCAACACCAAGATCTTGGGAATATGTTGATACCATTATCAAGTCAGCCATAGAAGCAGACCTAATATTAGATAGTATTAGCGGGGCTGTGGGACGTGAAGCCACTGTGGGGTATTTGAGTTTCAAAAAAGTAATGAATCAATTGCCTGATTTATCTTCCATACTTGACGGATCGCTTGAAGCAGCAGAGGTGGAAGATGCCAAAATAGTGATGGCGCTTGCCATTGGCTTGGTTAATGCACTTTTGGAAAATCAGAGTGAAGCTGCTATAGATAATGTTCTAAAATTTTCTCTTACTCTTCCGGGTGAGTTTGCTATCATGCTGGTTAAAGATATGCAACAAAACAGAATAGATGTTGAGGGATCGGGTGTCTGGGGTGAATGGGTGAGGAAGTTTGCGTATCTTTTGAGCTAG
- a CDS encoding NAD-dependent deacetylase: protein MNMTQNLQKAKKILQEADALFITAGAGMGVDSGLPDFRGTQGFWKAYPKAQVLGLCFEELANPRWFEDDPRLAWAFYGQRLHLYRDTVPHEGFKKLLKLSNTKKYGSFVFTSNVDGQFQKAGFEQSRVMECHGSIHYLQCCNDCEGKIWNAERTTVEVSEAFQAREPLPSCPSCGGMARPNILMFGDFGWNYSRTNAQREQLKSWMQRLEDKRAKLAVVEMGAGTTVPAVRNTSSQIAKNFSVPLIRINPKEHFGADIQIPLGALEALSYIL, encoded by the coding sequence ATGAATATGACACAAAATCTACAAAAAGCAAAAAAAATACTCCAAGAAGCCGATGCGCTCTTCATTACTGCCGGGGCGGGGATGGGTGTGGATAGCGGGTTGCCTGACTTTAGAGGGACACAAGGGTTTTGGAAGGCCTATCCCAAAGCCCAAGTGCTGGGGCTGTGTTTTGAAGAGTTGGCAAACCCCAGGTGGTTTGAAGATGACCCCCGGCTGGCATGGGCTTTTTACGGCCAAAGGCTGCATCTGTATCGTGATACTGTACCGCATGAGGGCTTTAAAAAGCTTCTTAAGCTATCTAATACTAAAAAATATGGTTCTTTTGTTTTTACTTCAAATGTCGATGGACAATTTCAAAAAGCAGGGTTTGAGCAGAGCAGGGTGATGGAGTGTCACGGTTCAATCCATTATTTGCAATGTTGCAACGACTGCGAAGGAAAGATATGGAACGCAGAGAGGACAACGGTTGAGGTCAGCGAAGCGTTTCAGGCTAGAGAGCCGCTGCCAAGTTGTCCTTCGTGTGGCGGCATGGCACGCCCGAATATTCTGATGTTCGGGGATTTTGGATGGAATTATAGCCGTACAAATGCACAAAGAGAGCAGCTTAAGAGCTGGATGCAGAGGCTGGAGGACAAGAGAGCCAAGCTTGCTGTTGTCGAGATGGGAGCGGGGACAACCGTACCTGCAGTGCGCAATACTTCGAGTCAGATCGCCAAAAATTTTAGCGTGCCATTAATACGGATCAATCCCAAAGAGCACTTTGGCGCAGATATTCAGATCCCGCTCGGTGCGCTTGAAGCACTAAGTTATATTTTATAA
- a CDS encoding copper oxidase, with protein MDRRYFLNYSAIAATYLLTGCEERSERDEGKAPQSASATPAAVTPLKTEEKIPEQIMPFTQKLKIPVEVNFTQLKKAAFTAQKSQVNIFPDAKTEVLTFRGDLPNPTIRIKKGEVFELDFMNNLPDTTIIHWHGLIVPEEMDGHPKDAIATGQTKQYHYPVEQSAGTFWYHTHPHGRTGKEIYQGLAGFYLIEDEEEMQLNLPKGEFELPLMIQDKRFDEKRQLRYKDPNVPQDNNGLLGDIILVNNTPLPYHEVKSGKYRLRILNASSVRTYKLAFDAIDEFILIGTDAGLLEKPVTVQSVILSVAERIDIIVDFKNQKAGDKVTLKTLGFKEGSNLTLHPDYPAFNAPMDIMQFHVKEKIQDTYALPEELIPIPRMKASDAVKTRTITMEMIAGNIWTLDQKPYDMHRVDQRVKLGTTEIWEIKNGVHIAHPFHMHGVRFQVLDRDGKIEFLTDKGWKDTVVVMPLETVRIIIHFTMPGLFIYHCHILEHEDQAMMANVLVE; from the coding sequence ATGGATAGAAGATATTTTTTGAATTATTCGGCAATTGCTGCTACCTATCTCCTCACGGGGTGCGAAGAACGCAGTGAGAGAGATGAAGGCAAGGCCCCGCAGTCTGCCTCTGCCACTCCGGCAGCTGTGACACCTCTAAAAACAGAGGAGAAAATTCCTGAGCAAATCATGCCTTTCACCCAAAAACTGAAGATCCCTGTCGAGGTGAACTTTACTCAGCTCAAAAAGGCTGCGTTTACCGCACAAAAGAGTCAGGTGAATATTTTTCCTGATGCCAAAACAGAAGTATTGACCTTCCGGGGAGATCTGCCCAACCCCACGATACGTATCAAAAAAGGGGAGGTTTTTGAACTGGATTTCATGAACAATCTTCCTGATACGACGATCATCCACTGGCATGGGCTGATCGTCCCGGAAGAGATGGACGGACATCCAAAAGATGCGATCGCTACAGGTCAAACAAAACAGTATCACTACCCGGTAGAACAGAGTGCAGGTACCTTCTGGTACCACACCCATCCCCACGGCAGAACGGGAAAAGAGATCTATCAAGGATTGGCAGGATTTTATCTCATCGAGGATGAAGAAGAAATGCAGCTGAATCTTCCAAAGGGGGAGTTTGAACTGCCATTGATGATCCAGGATAAAAGGTTTGATGAGAAACGCCAACTGCGCTATAAAGACCCTAACGTTCCCCAGGATAACAATGGTTTACTTGGAGATATAATACTCGTCAATAACACACCGCTTCCCTACCATGAGGTTAAAAGCGGAAAATACAGACTGAGAATTCTCAATGCATCAAGCGTGAGGACCTATAAACTGGCATTTGATGCGATCGATGAGTTTATACTGATAGGAACGGATGCAGGGTTGCTTGAAAAGCCTGTGACGGTGCAGAGTGTGATCCTGAGTGTCGCAGAACGTATTGATATCATCGTAGATTTCAAAAACCAAAAGGCCGGTGATAAAGTAACGCTCAAAACGCTTGGATTTAAAGAGGGAAGCAACCTGACGCTGCATCCGGATTATCCGGCTTTTAATGCACCAATGGATATCATGCAGTTTCATGTCAAGGAAAAGATCCAGGATACATACGCACTGCCTGAGGAACTGATCCCGATCCCTCGAATGAAAGCCTCTGATGCAGTCAAAACCAGAACGATCACAATGGAGATGATTGCCGGAAATATCTGGACACTGGATCAGAAGCCTTATGATATGCATCGTGTAGATCAAAGGGTAAAGCTGGGTACCACGGAGATCTGGGAGATTAAAAACGGTGTGCATATAGCGCACCCCTTTCATATGCATGGGGTAAGGTTCCAGGTCCTGGACAGGGATGGAAAGATAGAGTTCCTTACAGATAAGGGATGGAAAGATACTGTAGTTGTGATGCCGCTTGAGACGGTTCGCATTATTATTCATTTCACGATGCCCGGACTCTTTATCTATCACTGCCATATTCTTGAACATGAAGATCAGGCGATGATGGCAAATGTATTAGTAGAGTAG
- a CDS encoding aminotransferase class I/II: MSYDFLTSASREDTNAEKYALREKLFGTNNVIPLWVADMDIDTPDFVLCAVKKRLEHPVFGYEEIPQSAFLAQIEWMKKEHGVEFALEDMLYSHSVVASMNVAIEAFTQKGDKVIVQTPVYPPFFHSVMEHERELLKNPLKLKDDGSYTFDIEDLKSKIDERTKLLLLCSPHNPVGRVWKRDELEQILALCLEHSIVVFSDEIHSDLVYTPNVHIPFASLSEKARDITVTAIGVGKTFNMAGFAMSGVAIPNNELREKFLKVYNRIHFANGSTLSHIAYEAAYRGGKIWLEALKIHLFKNFIFLKELCDKYPYLIKLTPIEGTYLAWLDCRGLGLRDKELIDFFIHKAGLGLSAGISFGKEGSGFMRLNFAVSSAKMAEVVEKLQKALQGHRN, from the coding sequence ATGAGTTACGATTTTTTAACCTCTGCGTCAAGAGAAGATACAAACGCAGAGAAGTATGCATTAAGAGAGAAGCTCTTTGGCACAAACAATGTGATACCTCTCTGGGTTGCGGATATGGATATAGACACCCCTGATTTTGTGCTTTGCGCAGTTAAAAAGAGGTTGGAACATCCGGTATTTGGCTATGAAGAAATACCGCAAAGTGCGTTTTTGGCTCAGATAGAGTGGATGAAAAAAGAGCACGGCGTGGAGTTTGCCTTAGAGGATATGCTCTATTCTCATTCGGTAGTTGCGAGTATGAATGTTGCCATAGAGGCATTTACGCAAAAGGGCGATAAGGTCATCGTCCAAACCCCTGTTTATCCGCCGTTTTTTCACAGCGTTATGGAACATGAGAGAGAACTTTTGAAAAATCCTCTAAAGCTAAAAGATGACGGAAGCTACACTTTTGATATCGAGGATTTAAAATCAAAGATAGATGAGAGGACAAAGCTTCTGCTTCTCTGCTCTCCCCACAATCCCGTGGGGCGTGTCTGGAAAAGAGATGAGCTTGAGCAGATTTTAGCGCTCTGCTTGGAGCATAGTATCGTTGTATTTAGTGACGAAATTCACTCCGATTTGGTCTATACGCCAAATGTACATATTCCTTTTGCCTCTTTGAGTGAAAAAGCAAGAGATATTACCGTAACGGCGATAGGAGTGGGAAAGACATTTAACATGGCGGGTTTTGCTATGAGCGGTGTTGCTATACCAAACAATGAGTTGCGAGAAAAATTTTTAAAAGTTTATAACCGTATCCATTTTGCCAACGGAAGCACTCTTTCCCATATAGCTTACGAAGCGGCATACAGAGGGGGCAAAATATGGCTTGAAGCGCTTAAAATCCATCTGTTTAAAAATTTTATTTTCTTGAAAGAGCTGTGCGATAAATATCCATACCTTATAAAACTAACTCCGATTGAGGGAACTTATCTTGCTTGGCTTGATTGCAGAGGACTTGGGCTTCGTGATAAAGAGCTGATAGATTTTTTCATTCATAAAGCTGGGCTTGGGCTTAGCGCAGGAATAAGTTTCGGTAAGGAAGGAAGCGGGTTTATGAGGTTGAATTTTGCGGTATCCTCTGCTAAAATGGCAGAAGTGGTAGAAAAACTACAAAAAGCATTGCAAGGGCATAGGAATTAA
- a CDS encoding SAM-dependent methyltransferase, translated as MSKFSLYPVTLDGADVEAKREEIRTYFHNTQDIFEKIFELLKEDEVFYQKSEPTRHPMIFYFGHTATFFINKLILMKTIKERINPEFESIFAVGVDEMEWDDTESTHYRWPKVDEVREYRKKVRDLVDELITTLPLTLPITQESDMWIILMGIEHERIHIETSLVLHRQMSIELVKEVEEFTICTHSSKAPKNEMIAIQSGEVALGKERSHNLYGWDNEYGTYTHYVEDFKASRYLVSNGEFMEFVKEGGYQEEEFWDEEGRKFLKISGAKHPIFWVEDGSGFKYRALAKIIDMPLDWPVDVNALEAEAFCRFKSKKEGATYSLPSEAEYRLIYEYAKLEDIPDFHESRANLNFYHYFSSCPVNEFGFNGIYDVVGNVWQWSRTPIFGFEGFEVHPAYDDFSTPTFDNRHALILGSSWASSGNLIMKHSRYAFRKHFPQNAGFRYVISSGDDKIQKDIYESDELVSQYCEFQYGDEYFGVKNFAKETAKIASKFAKNHTKALDLGCATGRAAFELAKSFDEVEGIDFSVRFIGVGVRLKNEGYIAYLSKTEGDLREEKKVTIEELGYANIKERVAFWQGDACNLKPNFNSYDLIMATNLIDRLYNPKLFLESVHERLNSDGVLMLTSPYTWQESSTKKEFWLGGYKDKNGKDVKTLDTLKEILGKDFEFLHGEDLEFVIRETARKFQHSVAEVSVWRKR; from the coding sequence TTGAGTAAATTTAGTTTGTATCCGGTTACTTTGGATGGTGCAGATGTTGAAGCAAAAAGAGAAGAGATAAGGACATATTTTCACAATACTCAGGATATTTTTGAGAAAATTTTTGAACTCTTAAAGGAGGATGAAGTTTTTTATCAAAAATCAGAACCGACCCGCCATCCGATGATATTTTATTTCGGACATACCGCCACCTTTTTTATCAATAAACTGATCCTTATGAAGACAATAAAAGAGCGCATAAACCCTGAATTTGAGTCTATATTTGCCGTAGGTGTGGATGAGATGGAGTGGGATGACACAGAGAGTACGCACTATAGATGGCCAAAAGTGGATGAAGTCAGAGAGTACCGAAAAAAAGTAAGAGATTTGGTGGATGAGCTTATAACAACACTCCCGCTTACGCTTCCCATCACACAAGAGTCCGACATGTGGATAATTTTAATGGGTATAGAACATGAACGCATACATATAGAGACCTCGCTTGTTTTGCACCGTCAGATGTCCATAGAGCTTGTAAAAGAGGTAGAGGAGTTTACTATCTGTACTCACTCCTCAAAAGCCCCTAAAAATGAGATGATTGCCATACAAAGCGGTGAAGTAGCTTTGGGTAAAGAGAGGTCGCACAATCTTTATGGATGGGATAACGAGTATGGTACATACACTCACTATGTTGAGGACTTTAAGGCTTCAAGGTACCTTGTAAGCAACGGTGAATTTATGGAGTTTGTAAAAGAGGGCGGATATCAAGAGGAAGAGTTTTGGGATGAAGAGGGAAGAAAATTTTTAAAAATAAGCGGCGCAAAACATCCCATTTTTTGGGTAGAGGATGGGAGCGGTTTTAAGTATAGAGCACTTGCAAAGATTATCGATATGCCGCTTGATTGGCCAGTAGATGTAAACGCACTTGAAGCGGAGGCGTTTTGCCGCTTTAAGAGTAAAAAAGAGGGTGCTACCTACTCTTTACCAAGCGAAGCGGAGTATCGCCTAATATACGAGTATGCAAAGCTAGAGGATATTCCGGACTTTCACGAGAGCAGGGCAAACCTGAACTTCTACCACTACTTCAGCTCATGCCCCGTCAATGAGTTTGGTTTCAACGGCATCTATGATGTGGTCGGAAATGTATGGCAGTGGAGCAGGACACCGATTTTCGGTTTTGAGGGTTTTGAAGTCCATCCGGCGTATGACGACTTTTCAACCCCGACATTTGACAACAGACATGCACTCATTTTAGGCTCATCGTGGGCAAGCAGCGGAAATCTTATCATGAAGCACTCACGCTACGCATTTCGCAAACATTTTCCTCAAAACGCTGGCTTTAGATATGTTATATCAAGCGGTGATGACAAAATCCAAAAGGATATTTATGAGAGCGACGAGCTTGTGTCGCAGTATTGCGAGTTTCAGTACGGAGATGAGTATTTCGGCGTGAAAAACTTTGCAAAAGAGACGGCAAAGATAGCCTCTAAGTTTGCAAAAAACCACACAAAAGCGCTTGATTTGGGCTGTGCAACGGGAAGAGCTGCATTTGAACTTGCAAAGAGCTTTGATGAGGTGGAGGGGATTGACTTCTCTGTCAGATTTATAGGCGTGGGGGTAAGGCTCAAAAATGAGGGCTATATAGCTTACCTGTCAAAAACAGAGGGAGATTTGAGAGAGGAGAAAAAAGTAACCATAGAAGAGCTTGGTTATGCGAACATAAAAGAGAGAGTTGCTTTTTGGCAAGGAGATGCGTGCAATCTCAAGCCGAACTTCAACTCTTACGATTTGATAATGGCGACAAATCTTATCGACAGACTCTACAATCCAAAACTCTTTTTGGAGAGCGTCCATGAGAGACTAAACAGCGACGGAGTCTTAATGTTGACCTCCCCATACACATGGCAGGAGAGCTCAACCAAAAAAGAGTTTTGGCTAGGCGGTTATAAAGATAAGAACGGTAAAGACGTAAAGACGCTAGATACGCTAAAAGAGATTTTGGGCAAAGATTTTGAGTTCTTACATGGAGAAGATTTGGAGTTTGTCATAAGAGAAACGGCGAGAAAGTTTCAGCATAGTGTGGCAGAGGTGAGTGTTTGGAGAAAAAGATGA
- a CDS encoding biopolymer transporter ExbB translates to MQYVDRGGIIVYILIGLNIIGFTIMVWKFIVLAIARWQKEKIIKKILSFMQEHDLPTKQESMKNGIESQIKSMEFGLNTVKTIASIAPLLGLLGTVVGVLSAFDAISQQGLGDPAVFSSGISVALITTVAGLIVAIPHYIGYNYFMSLLDKIEIDLEKEVLEQL, encoded by the coding sequence ATGCAATATGTAGATAGGGGTGGCATTATCGTTTATATTCTCATTGGATTGAATATTATCGGTTTTACTATCATGGTGTGGAAATTTATCGTTCTGGCTATAGCAAGATGGCAAAAGGAGAAGATCATCAAAAAAATCCTCTCTTTTATGCAGGAACATGATCTGCCCACAAAGCAAGAATCCATGAAAAATGGAATTGAGTCACAGATCAAATCGATGGAATTTGGGCTGAATACGGTTAAGACCATTGCCTCTATTGCACCGCTTTTAGGCTTGCTTGGAACGGTGGTCGGTGTCTTAAGCGCATTTGATGCTATCAGCCAACAGGGGCTTGGAGATCCTGCAGTATTCTCTTCAGGTATTTCCGTTGCCTTGATCACGACAGTTGCCGGATTAATTGTGGCTATCCCTCACTATATCGGTTATAACTATTTCATGAGTCTTCTGGATAAAATTGAAATCGATCTCGAAAAAGAAGTGCTGGAGCAATTATGA
- a CDS encoding biopolymer transporter ExbD, with product MKRREPLTLEMTPLIDVVFILIIFFIVTSIFKKEELALILNLPASNAQKLDIEEERITIELSEEQIAFRGEDVTLEVLEDALKKITDKTRTIIVRIDEEVIYKRIVLVLDMLQKNGLHNLALITIKDE from the coding sequence ATGAAACGGCGAGAACCGTTGACGTTGGAGATGACACCGCTTATTGATGTAGTGTTTATCTTGATTATATTTTTTATCGTCACATCGATATTTAAAAAAGAAGAACTGGCACTTATCTTAAATCTTCCCGCTTCCAACGCACAGAAACTGGATATCGAAGAAGAGCGGATTACCATTGAACTCTCAGAAGAACAGATTGCATTCAGAGGCGAGGATGTAACACTTGAAGTGCTTGAAGATGCACTCAAAAAAATAACGGATAAAACAAGAACCATTATTGTAAGAATTGATGAAGAGGTGATCTATAAAAGGATCGTTTTAGTCCTGGATATGCTTCAAAAGAATGGACTGCACAATTTGGCATTGATTACAATAAAAGATGAATAA
- a CDS encoding phosphoribosyltransferase, producing MRCFSCHKLSFKILCKSCQEKLFVPTITKRTVGTLEVVSFFKYSALESLLHTKHKPEGYRIFKALAQMTMRPFIEKFMQVDDKKIFIVGIDERVKDGYAHVALLTHAMKHKNAVPLHGALIAKNKVSYSGKTLQYRLEHPRDFVYRGKPNIDVVLVDDIITTGITLQEAQKVLLAHGVNVLFALTLADAQE from the coding sequence ATGCGTTGTTTTAGTTGTCATAAACTCAGTTTCAAGATTCTCTGTAAAAGCTGCCAAGAGAAGCTTTTTGTTCCTACGATTACCAAAAGGACAGTAGGCACACTGGAAGTTGTTAGTTTTTTTAAATATTCTGCCTTGGAGTCCTTGCTTCATACCAAGCATAAGCCCGAAGGGTATCGTATCTTTAAAGCTTTGGCCCAGATGACGATGCGTCCATTTATTGAAAAGTTTATGCAAGTCGATGATAAAAAAATATTTATCGTTGGAATTGATGAGCGGGTTAAAGACGGTTATGCGCATGTGGCTTTGTTGACACATGCGATGAAACACAAAAATGCTGTACCTTTGCATGGTGCGCTTATAGCAAAAAATAAAGTCAGCTATTCAGGTAAAACCTTGCAGTACCGCTTGGAGCATCCAAGGGATTTTGTTTACAGAGGAAAGCCAAATATTGATGTAGTGCTTGTTGATGATATTATTACGACGGGCATTACGCTTCAGGAGGCACAAAAGGTACTCTTGGCGCACGGGGTGAATGTTCTTTTTGCTTTAACCCTGGCAGATGCGCAGGAGTAG